In Apostichopus japonicus isolate 1M-3 chromosome 3, ASM3797524v1, whole genome shotgun sequence, a single genomic region encodes these proteins:
- the LOC139965041 gene encoding uncharacterized protein isoform X1, which translates to MMNQWLKYNKEPEDQVTVFMGKTAFYRQKRIKESLGSVNTTIAEFPQLLDPGMIEQDFALLYPSRSNKLYQRWEKVARKVILYSQQLNWREVLGMQNTNIDDLTKEETKNLAFSLLAIIFRSGRSGKGRKGHNSANDSVNCFIDVQPEMFDIDQYVKTLKATDTPQPFVVCREVG; encoded by the exons ATGATGAATCAATGGCTTAAATACAACAAGGAACCTGAAGACCAAGTTACTGTTTTCATGGGGAAAACAGCTTTCTACCGCCAAAAGAGAATAAAAGAAAGTCTGGGGAGTGTTAACACCACCATTGCTGAGTTTCCACAATTGTTGGACCCAGGAATG atTGAGCAAGACTTTGCATTGCTGTATCCATCAAGATCAAACAAACTCTATCAAAGATGGGAGAAGGTGGCaagaaaagttattttataCAGCCAACAGCTAAATTGGAGGGAGGTCCTTGGTATGCAGAATACAAACATTGATGACCTCACAAAGG AAGAAACAAAGAATCTGGCCTTTTCCCTGTTAGCTATCATATTCAGAAGTGGAAGGAGTGGAAAGGGTAGAAAGGGTCACAACTCAGCAAATGATTCAGTAAACTGCTTCATTGATGTGCAACCA GAAATGTTTGACATAGACCAATATGTAAAGACCCTCAAAGCAACAGACACCCCACAGCCATTTGTTGTGTGCAGGGAAGTCGGATAA
- the LOC139965041 gene encoding uncharacterized protein isoform X2, whose product MKFINVQVPRIEQDFALLYPSRSNKLYQRWEKVARKVILYSQQLNWREVLGMQNTNIDDLTKEETKNLAFSLLAIIFRSGRSGKGRKGHNSANDSVNCFIDVQPEMFDIDQYVKTLKATDTPQPFVVCREVG is encoded by the exons ATGAAATTCATTAATGTACAAGTTCCAAGG atTGAGCAAGACTTTGCATTGCTGTATCCATCAAGATCAAACAAACTCTATCAAAGATGGGAGAAGGTGGCaagaaaagttattttataCAGCCAACAGCTAAATTGGAGGGAGGTCCTTGGTATGCAGAATACAAACATTGATGACCTCACAAAGG AAGAAACAAAGAATCTGGCCTTTTCCCTGTTAGCTATCATATTCAGAAGTGGAAGGAGTGGAAAGGGTAGAAAGGGTCACAACTCAGCAAATGATTCAGTAAACTGCTTCATTGATGTGCAACCA GAAATGTTTGACATAGACCAATATGTAAAGACCCTCAAAGCAACAGACACCCCACAGCCATTTGTTGTGTGCAGGGAAGTCGGATAA